A single window of Synechococcus sp. CBW1004 DNA harbors:
- a CDS encoding FdhF/YdeP family oxidoreductase → MTAPADGAGPSSPDAVSGDRPAAPASAPHAPGPAPSPEDLSSGGGWPVIDGWARATLSPTGPKLWQTLTHQSACLSCAWGTGGQNGGFRDELGEPLQRCLKSVEAIQAELMAPVPAEVFAGRTLPELQRLDSYGCDRLGRLDRPLILRQGSRHYEPIGWEEVHALVAEAFRTPPPERVASYSSGRSSNEAAFLLQLLLRALGSNNLADCSDLCHAPSTIGLSRVFGSGTSMVNLEGLQQADCVVLVGSNAPANHPRLMNELIRLRERGGTVIVINPVLEGGLLKFGSPAFPIRSLLRGSEIASLFLQPVPGSDTAVFLGIQKALLESGAIAWDFVKAHSDGWQPLIDQITATDWEAISGCCGLSREELELVASRIAASRAVVFAWAMGITHHANGTDNVQAIANTAVLSGNVGRPGAGTMPIRGHSNVQGFGSMGVTVRLRKPMQQALEALLGRPLSRVPGYDTRSLIEAAERGEVDSLLCLGGNLFGANPDSAQARRALGRIDTVIHLATKPNTGHFHGLGARQTLLLPVLNRFETPHRTTVESGNNWVRLNEPGRSHLRSGLLISEVAFLSRLARDLHGTDPIDWGRLSDPVYVRELIARTVPGYEAIVDIDTSRREFEVAGRVFHQPSFPTPSGRAQLAVTPLPQLALPDADAFGGLAAGEKGVVLSLITARSYGQHNTVVYKKGDAYRGMPHRQTILMNPQDLAASGLRAHQRVTVQGEAGLLEHIEIIPGSVRSGAALMFYPEANVLMRAETDPGSGTPAFKRVSVLVRG, encoded by the coding sequence ATGACAGCTCCTGCCGATGGTGCCGGGCCGTCGAGCCCCGATGCCGTGTCGGGGGATCGGCCCGCAGCTCCCGCGTCCGCGCCCCATGCGCCGGGCCCTGCGCCGTCCCCTGAGGATCTGAGTTCCGGCGGCGGCTGGCCAGTGATCGACGGCTGGGCTCGCGCCACCCTCTCGCCCACCGGGCCGAAGCTCTGGCAGACGCTCACCCATCAGAGCGCCTGCCTCTCCTGCGCCTGGGGTACCGGCGGGCAGAACGGCGGCTTCCGCGATGAGCTGGGTGAGCCGCTGCAGCGCTGCCTCAAGAGCGTCGAGGCGATCCAGGCCGAGCTGATGGCCCCGGTGCCTGCGGAGGTGTTCGCCGGCCGCACGCTCCCCGAGCTGCAGCGGCTCGATTCCTACGGCTGCGACCGGCTGGGTCGGCTGGACCGGCCCCTGATCCTGCGCCAGGGCTCCCGCCACTACGAACCGATCGGCTGGGAGGAGGTGCACGCCCTGGTGGCCGAGGCCTTCCGGACGCCGCCGCCGGAACGCGTCGCCTCCTACAGCTCCGGCCGCTCCTCCAACGAGGCGGCCTTCCTGCTGCAGCTGCTGCTGCGCGCCCTCGGCTCCAACAATCTGGCCGACTGTTCCGATCTCTGCCACGCCCCCTCCACCATCGGTCTCAGCCGGGTGTTCGGCAGCGGCACCTCGATGGTCAATCTCGAGGGCCTGCAGCAGGCCGATTGCGTCGTGCTGGTGGGCTCCAATGCCCCCGCCAATCACCCGCGGCTGATGAACGAGCTGATCCGCCTGCGCGAGCGCGGCGGCACGGTGATCGTGATCAACCCGGTGCTGGAAGGCGGCCTGCTGAAATTCGGCTCGCCCGCCTTCCCGATCCGCTCGCTGCTGCGCGGCAGCGAGATCGCCTCGCTGTTCCTGCAGCCCGTCCCCGGTTCCGACACGGCCGTGTTTCTCGGCATCCAGAAGGCGCTGCTGGAGAGCGGGGCCATCGCCTGGGACTTCGTGAAGGCCCACAGCGATGGCTGGCAGCCCCTGATCGACCAGATCACGGCCACCGACTGGGAGGCGATCAGCGGCTGCTGCGGCCTCAGCCGCGAGGAACTGGAGCTGGTCGCATCCCGCATCGCCGCCAGCCGGGCCGTGGTGTTCGCCTGGGCGATGGGCATCACCCACCACGCCAACGGCACCGACAACGTCCAGGCGATCGCCAACACCGCCGTGCTCAGCGGCAACGTCGGCCGTCCTGGGGCGGGCACGATGCCGATCCGGGGCCACTCCAACGTGCAGGGCTTCGGGTCGATGGGGGTGACCGTGCGCCTTCGCAAACCGATGCAGCAGGCGCTCGAGGCGTTGCTGGGCCGGCCCCTCAGCCGCGTGCCGGGCTACGACACCCGCTCGCTGATCGAGGCCGCCGAGCGGGGGGAGGTGGATTCGTTGCTGTGCCTGGGCGGCAACCTGTTCGGCGCCAACCCCGACAGCGCCCAGGCCCGCCGCGCCCTGGGGCGGATCGACACGGTCATCCATCTGGCGACCAAGCCGAACACGGGGCATTTCCATGGCCTCGGGGCGCGTCAGACGCTGCTGCTGCCGGTGCTCAACCGCTTCGAGACGCCGCACCGCACCACGGTGGAATCGGGAAACAACTGGGTGCGGCTCAACGAACCGGGTCGCAGCCATCTGCGCAGCGGCCTGTTGATCAGCGAGGTGGCCTTTCTCTCGCGCCTGGCCAGGGATCTGCATGGCACCGACCCGATCGACTGGGGTCGCCTGAGCGACCCGGTCTACGTGCGCGAACTGATCGCGCGCACCGTGCCCGGTTATGAGGCTATCGTCGACATCGATACCAGCCGTCGTGAATTCGAGGTGGCCGGGCGCGTGTTCCATCAGCCGTCCTTCCCCACGCCAAGCGGCCGTGCTCAGCTGGCGGTCACACCCCTGCCGCAGCTCGCGCTTCCTGACGCCGATGCCTTCGGCGGCCTGGCCGCCGGTGAGAAGGGGGTGGTGCTGAGCCTGATCACCGCCCGCAGCTACGGCCAGCACAACACCGTCGTCTACAAGAAAGGTGACGCCTATCGCGGCATGCCGCACCGCCAGACGATCCTGATGAACCCACAGGATCTGGCGGCCAGCGGTCTGCGGGCCCATCAGCGCGTCACGGTGCAGGGAGAGGCCGGCCTCCTCGAGCACATTGAGATCATTCCCGGTTCGGTGCGATCCGGCGCGGCGCTGATGTTCTATCCCGAGGCCAACGTGCTGATGCGGGCCGAGACGGATCCAGGCAGCGGCACGCCGGCCTTCAAGCGGGTGTCGGTGCTGGTGCGGGGCTGA
- a CDS encoding MOSC domain-containing protein, with protein sequence MGMELVGHIGALWRYPVKSMLGERLERLEVDSRGVLGDRGYALWDPEAGRVASAKNPRRWADLLAYSARYLEEPRSGEALPAVEVAGPLAGPETPPLSLRSDDPELVERLSQRLGRRVRLLDQPPVGASLDQYWPQVEGRAFQNVTNELVLPEGTFFDACPIHAITTATLATLRRLEPALDFAVERFRPKLLIEPTPGLEGFVEERWEAGTLAIGDRLILRVDGGCPRCVITTLPQGTLPEEMEILRATARHNRVTAGIRLSVEQPGTLTVGDAVRWTPAETLA encoded by the coding sequence ATGGGGATGGAACTGGTGGGCCACATCGGTGCGCTGTGGCGCTATCCGGTCAAATCGATGCTGGGCGAACGGCTGGAGCGCCTGGAGGTCGATTCCCGCGGCGTGCTCGGGGACCGGGGCTACGCCCTCTGGGATCCCGAGGCAGGACGGGTGGCCAGTGCCAAGAACCCGCGCCGCTGGGCGGACCTGCTCGCCTACAGCGCCCGCTACCTGGAGGAGCCCCGCTCGGGTGAAGCACTGCCGGCGGTGGAGGTGGCAGGGCCCCTGGCGGGCCCGGAGACCCCGCCGCTGAGCCTGCGCAGCGACGATCCCGAGCTGGTGGAGCGGCTGAGCCAGCGACTGGGGCGTCGCGTCCGCCTGCTGGATCAGCCGCCGGTGGGGGCGAGCCTGGACCAGTACTGGCCGCAGGTGGAGGGGCGTGCCTTCCAGAATGTGACCAACGAACTGGTGCTGCCGGAGGGCACGTTCTTCGACGCCTGCCCGATCCATGCGATCACCACCGCCACGCTGGCGACCCTGCGCCGCCTCGAACCCGCGCTCGATTTCGCCGTGGAACGCTTTCGCCCCAAACTGCTGATCGAACCGACGCCCGGTCTCGAGGGCTTCGTGGAGGAGCGATGGGAGGCCGGCACCCTGGCCATCGGCGACCGGCTGATCCTGCGTGTCGATGGCGGTTGCCCCCGCTGCGTCATCACCACCCTCCCCCAGGGAACGTTGCCGGAGGAGATGGAGATCCTCCGCGCCACCGCCCGCCACAACCGGGTCACCGCCGGCATCCGCCTCAGTGTCGAGCAGCCCGGAACGCTGACGGTCGGAGATGCGGTGCGCTGGACGCCCGCCGAGACCCTGGCCTGA
- a CDS encoding HPP family protein, translating to MVRRWLQEQRRLGRAYQPRFQRRHLSVTWLGALLSLALLGLLSTWSGMALLTAPLGASSVLLFGYPASPLAQPRNLVLGNLVGGLVSVLAVAWLGRGPLVIALAVALTILLGQQLRCLHPPAGGLAFLGVALGARPSFLLTPVLNGSLLLVLLAAGFSRWVKGAQPYPVHWL from the coding sequence ATGGTGCGGCGCTGGCTGCAGGAGCAACGCCGGCTCGGACGGGCCTACCAGCCCCGTTTCCAGCGACGCCACCTGTCCGTCACCTGGCTGGGTGCCCTGCTGTCCCTCGCCCTGCTGGGACTGCTCAGCACCTGGAGCGGCATGGCTCTGCTGACGGCGCCGCTGGGGGCCTCCTCGGTGCTGCTCTTCGGATACCCCGCCAGTCCCCTGGCCCAGCCCCGCAACCTCGTGCTCGGCAATCTGGTGGGCGGCCTGGTGAGTGTGCTGGCGGTGGCCTGGCTCGGGCGCGGCCCGCTGGTGATCGCCCTGGCGGTGGCGTTGACGATCCTGCTGGGTCAGCAGCTGCGCTGCCTGCATCCCCCCGCCGGCGGTCTGGCCTTTCTGGGGGTGGCGCTGGGAGCCAGGCCCTCCTTTCTGCTCACGCCGGTGCTGAACGGCTCGCTGTTGCTGGTACTGCTGGCGGCAGGCTTCAGCCGCTGGGTGAAGGGCGCCCAGCCCTATCCCGTGCACTGGTTGTGA
- a CDS encoding sulfite exporter TauE/SafE family protein, with protein sequence MPLPLLPLTLSPWLLPPLALVAFLYATVGHAGASGYIAVLALAGLPAALIKPLALLLNLVVAAQGSWQFWRAGHLRGSLLWPLLASGMPAAFLGGWLDLPTEWFQRLVALVLLASALRFLRQPRDPERLHTPPLPLLLLSGAGLGLLAGLTGTGGGVFLTPLLLLAAWATTRQAAAVSSLFILVNSFSGLMGLLLARQGIGLAPAPQLGWLLLTVLLAGGLGSRLGSRHWPVSWIRRVLALVLLLAAWKLLGFAG encoded by the coding sequence TTGCCGCTGCCCCTGTTGCCGCTGACCCTGTCGCCCTGGCTGCTGCCGCCGCTGGCGCTGGTGGCCTTTCTGTATGCCACGGTCGGCCATGCCGGCGCCTCCGGTTACATCGCCGTGCTGGCCCTCGCCGGCCTGCCCGCAGCCCTGATCAAGCCGCTGGCGCTCCTTCTCAACCTGGTGGTGGCAGCCCAGGGCAGCTGGCAGTTCTGGCGCGCAGGCCATCTGCGCGGGTCGCTGCTCTGGCCGCTGCTGGCCAGCGGCATGCCGGCGGCCTTCCTGGGTGGCTGGCTGGATCTGCCGACGGAGTGGTTCCAGCGGCTGGTGGCGCTGGTGCTGCTGGCTTCAGCCCTGCGCTTCCTGCGCCAACCTCGCGACCCCGAGCGGTTGCACACCCCGCCCCTGCCCCTGCTGCTGCTCAGCGGTGCGGGGCTGGGCCTGTTGGCCGGTCTCACCGGAACCGGGGGCGGCGTGTTCCTCACCCCCCTGCTGCTGCTGGCCGCCTGGGCCACCACCCGCCAGGCGGCGGCCGTGTCGTCGCTGTTCATCCTGGTCAATTCCTTCAGTGGTCTGATGGGCCTGCTGCTGGCCCGTCAGGGCATCGGGCTGGCGCCGGCACCCCAGCTGGGCTGGCTCCTGCTGACGGTGCTGCTCGCCGGCGGGCTGGGTTCGCGCCTGGGCAGCCGCCACTGGCCGGTGAGCTGGATCCGGCGCGTTCTGGCGCTGGTGCTGCTGCTGGCGGCCTGGAAACTGCTTGGGTTCGCCGGCTGA
- a CDS encoding GTP 3',8-cyclase MoaA encodes MASVNDQLDRPMGVLRLSLTARCNLACPYCLPDGVEPPGLLTLPQRLAVIEAAVALGVTSLRLTGGEPLLHSGLEDLVAAVQPLRRQGLREIALTSNGALLSGERARTLRQAGLDRITLSLDGASGEAVAAMAGLSGGEPAGEALLAKVLAAIEHARAAGFAPERGELKLNAVIQRGRNEDQLLPLADLARQRGIELRLIEFMDVGNRNGWTPEVVVSAAEMVAVIAERWPLLPLGRGAGSTARRWRYCDRDTADSGGTLAVVASITAPFCGDCNRLRVTADGLAYTCLFAAPGSGLDLRPWLTPEAGQADLREALAGLWRQRSDRWSEERLEVWNTAGPPANGPASAEAPRHAEMAYLGG; translated from the coding sequence ATGGCCAGCGTCAACGACCAGCTCGATCGCCCCATGGGGGTGCTGCGCCTGTCGCTGACGGCCCGCTGCAACCTGGCCTGCCCCTACTGCCTGCCCGATGGGGTGGAACCGCCTGGGCTGCTGACCCTGCCCCAACGGCTGGCCGTGATCGAAGCGGCGGTGGCCCTGGGGGTCACCAGCCTGCGGCTCACCGGCGGCGAACCGCTGCTGCACTCCGGCCTCGAGGACCTGGTGGCGGCGGTCCAACCGCTGCGGCGGCAAGGCCTGCGCGAGATCGCGCTCACCAGCAATGGCGCCCTGCTCAGCGGCGAGCGGGCGCGGACGTTGCGCCAGGCCGGCCTCGACCGGATCACCCTCAGCCTCGATGGTGCTTCGGGCGAAGCGGTGGCGGCGATGGCGGGTCTGAGCGGCGGCGAACCTGCCGGCGAGGCGCTGCTGGCGAAGGTGCTGGCGGCGATCGAGCACGCCCGGGCCGCCGGCTTCGCACCGGAGCGGGGGGAGCTCAAACTCAACGCCGTGATCCAACGGGGCCGCAACGAGGATCAGCTCCTGCCCCTGGCGGACCTGGCACGCCAGCGGGGCATCGAGCTGCGCCTGATCGAGTTCATGGATGTGGGCAACCGCAACGGTTGGACGCCCGAAGTGGTGGTGAGTGCCGCCGAGATGGTGGCCGTGATCGCTGAACGCTGGCCGCTGCTGCCCCTGGGCCGCGGCGCCGGCAGCACGGCGCGGCGCTGGCGCTACTGCGATCGGGACACGGCGGACAGTGGCGGCACGCTGGCGGTGGTGGCCTCGATCACGGCCCCCTTTTGCGGTGACTGCAACCGGCTGCGGGTCACCGCCGACGGCCTGGCCTACACCTGCCTCTTCGCCGCCCCCGGCAGTGGCCTCGACCTGCGGCCCTGGCTGACGCCGGAGGCAGGGCAGGCGGACCTGCGCGAGGCCCTCGCCGGGCTGTGGAGGCAGCGGAGCGACCGCTGGAGCGAGGAGCGTCTGGAGGTCTGGAACACGGCGGGGCCGCCGGCCAACGGGCCGGCCTCCGCCGAAGCGCCCCGCCATGCCGAGATGGCCTACCTGGGCGGATGA
- a CDS encoding nucleotidyltransferase domain-containing protein: protein MEASPDLGPGLDPGLCGEALARLCDEPDVQAVIAFGSRARGQARDDSDLDLAVIVRQSQLTPAEKMACWQRFHGALGRLGVGVDLVVAGAADAEWLSGSRWHVFGDVAREGRVLYVSG, encoded by the coding sequence TTGGAGGCCTCGCCTGATCTGGGTCCGGGTCTGGATCCAGGCCTGTGTGGCGAAGCGTTGGCGCGGTTGTGCGACGAGCCCGATGTGCAGGCGGTGATCGCCTTTGGCTCGCGGGCTCGGGGGCAGGCGCGGGACGATTCGGATCTGGATCTGGCGGTGATCGTGCGCCAGTCCCAGCTCACTCCCGCGGAAAAGATGGCGTGCTGGCAGCGCTTCCATGGGGCACTGGGCCGGCTTGGCGTCGGTGTCGACCTGGTGGTGGCGGGCGCCGCGGATGCCGAGTGGCTGAGCGGCTCGCGCTGGCATGTGTTCGGCGATGTGGCGCGTGAGGGGCGGGTGCTCTATGTCTCCGGCTGA
- a CDS encoding HEPN domain-containing protein, producing MSPAEDALLLLAIVRRHLRSLRLTLDGAYPEEDWGFTAQQAAEKLMKAWIVLADRRPPRLHRLEDLAALADQPLLPQLAELQVFAVEARYEQGPFPLPAPREELLALLEAELGRCERRAEELGGSPGDRSGGSAG from the coding sequence ATGTCTCCGGCTGAAGACGCGCTGCTGCTGCTGGCGATCGTGCGCCGCCATCTGCGGAGCCTGCGGCTGACCCTGGATGGCGCCTATCCGGAGGAGGACTGGGGCTTCACCGCCCAGCAGGCAGCCGAGAAGCTGATGAAGGCCTGGATTGTGCTTGCCGACCGGCGGCCCCCCCGGCTCCATCGGCTCGAAGACCTGGCGGCGCTGGCGGATCAGCCCCTGCTGCCCCAGCTGGCTGAGCTGCAGGTGTTTGCCGTGGAGGCCCGCTACGAGCAGGGGCCGTTCCCGCTGCCGGCGCCGCGCGAGGAGCTGCTGGCGTTGCTGGAGGCGGAGCTGGGCCGCTGTGAGCGCAGGGCGGAGGAGCTGGGCGGATCGCCAGGGGATCGGTCCGGGGGCTCGGCCGGCTGA
- a CDS encoding molybdenum cofactor guanylyltransferase produces MSPTGLPIPRAGAASAPLLEDSPPLRACLLSGGVSRRMGRDKALLLHPEGGTWLERTLRLLLALQIPVTLFSRHEQHLRIAHALSWDAPGNSETPADPATAATRQGDVVAPARTAAITPLEEPPPWEGPLLALQRLMQRYDGERLLLCPVDMPDLSLAVLQDLLTATAESPGGRIHLAHDGKRLQPLLGVYPSLEPLRSELTAAVQRGERRLQGWLATQAIKTVRLDPKALRNVNHPQDAAAPGAVSRTEREPST; encoded by the coding sequence ATGAGCCCGACGGGCCTGCCCATACCCAGGGCTGGCGCAGCATCGGCCCCGCTCCTGGAAGACTCTCCGCCGCTGCGCGCCTGCCTGCTCAGCGGCGGCGTCAGCCGGCGCATGGGCCGCGACAAGGCACTGCTGCTCCACCCCGAAGGCGGCACCTGGCTGGAGCGCACCCTGCGGCTGCTGCTGGCCCTGCAGATCCCGGTGACGCTGTTCAGCCGCCATGAGCAGCATCTGAGGATCGCCCATGCCCTGAGCTGGGATGCGCCAGGCAACTCCGAGACGCCGGCGGACCCTGCCACGGCAGCGACGCGCCAGGGAGACGTCGTCGCGCCAGCCAGGACCGCTGCGATCACACCTCTGGAGGAACCGCCGCCCTGGGAGGGCCCCCTGCTGGCGCTGCAGCGCCTGATGCAGCGGTATGACGGCGAACGCCTGCTGCTCTGCCCCGTGGACATGCCCGATCTCAGCCTCGCGGTCCTGCAGGACCTGCTGACGGCAACCGCAGAGAGCCCCGGCGGCAGGATCCACCTGGCCCACGACGGCAAGCGCCTGCAGCCCCTGCTGGGGGTCTATCCGAGCCTGGAACCGCTGCGTTCCGAACTGACAGCGGCTGTGCAACGGGGCGAACGGCGGCTGCAGGGCTGGCTGGCCACCCAGGCGATCAAGACCGTGCGGCTCGATCCAAAGGCCCTTCGCAACGTGAACCATCCGCAGGATGCAGCCGCACCCGGCGCCGTCAGTCGCACGGAACGTGAACCCTCGACATGA
- a CDS encoding phosphate-starvation-inducible PsiE family protein, translating into MTISPLTTDERAEASLLQPGRAAPPGEAVQPDPTAAPPPFSRVPWHQQFRRPQIVQALEAVQDLIAVSLCLGLFCVMALQLKGIFASLLSKPQFHAITADILFILILVELFRLLIIYLQEQRVSIGVSVEIAIVSVLREVIVNGVLETEWQQMLAVCLFLATAALLMVVRVWLPPTFAGVDPEARVSARMRLHHEGE; encoded by the coding sequence ATGACGATCTCACCTCTGACAACCGATGAACGTGCCGAGGCCTCCCTTCTCCAACCGGGACGCGCCGCTCCGCCCGGAGAGGCCGTCCAGCCTGATCCGACCGCGGCGCCGCCTCCCTTCTCGCGCGTGCCGTGGCACCAGCAGTTCCGCCGGCCGCAGATCGTTCAGGCTCTCGAAGCGGTGCAGGATCTGATCGCTGTCTCGCTGTGCCTGGGACTCTTCTGCGTGATGGCACTGCAACTGAAGGGCATCTTCGCCTCCCTGCTCAGCAAGCCGCAGTTTCACGCCATCACCGCCGATATTCTCTTCATCCTGATCCTGGTGGAGCTGTTCCGCCTGCTGATCATCTATCTGCAGGAACAGCGGGTGTCGATCGGTGTGTCGGTCGAGATCGCGATCGTGTCGGTGCTGCGCGAAGTGATTGTCAACGGTGTGCTCGAGACGGAGTGGCAGCAGATGCTGGCGGTCTGCCTGTTCCTGGCCACCGCCGCCCTGCTGATGGTGGTGCGTGTCTGGCTGCCGCCCACCTTCGCCGGCGTCGATCCCGAAGCGCGGGTCTCGGCGCGGATGCGACTGCACCACGAGGGCGAATGA
- a CDS encoding nitrate reductase associated protein: MAVRRKLDLAGVKLKLQHWSELSPAERSQLLTWPDDAAAIEALHRHLLARTETLGPGRARELPRPSAEPWQQRERVPELLAASCAQLGLPLRTDGWAGLNELQRFALVKLSHPGHEHRNLPRALAEFGLLEQEA; encoded by the coding sequence ATGGCGGTCCGGCGCAAGCTCGATCTTGCCGGCGTGAAGCTCAAGCTGCAGCACTGGAGTGAGCTGAGCCCCGCCGAACGGTCCCAGCTGCTGACCTGGCCCGACGATGCCGCGGCGATCGAAGCGCTTCACCGGCACCTGCTCGCCCGAACGGAAACTCTGGGGCCGGGCCGGGCCCGGGAACTGCCGCGCCCCTCAGCGGAACCCTGGCAGCAGAGGGAGCGTGTGCCGGAATTGCTGGCCGCCTCCTGCGCCCAGCTGGGCCTCCCCCTGCGGACGGACGGCTGGGCTGGGCTCAACGAGCTGCAGCGCTTCGCGCTGGTGAAGCTCAGCCATCCCGGCCACGAACACCGCAATCTGCCGCGGGCTCTGGCCGAGTTCGGCCTGCTGGAGCAGGAAGCTTGA
- a CDS encoding NarK family nitrate/nitrite MFS transporter: MLSDLWSLQGRYRTLHLTWFAFFLTFVVWFNLAPLATTIKADFGLSVPQIRTLAICNVALTVPARILIGMLLDKFGPRITYSTLLVFAAIPCLMFSAAQDFSQLVVARLLLSIVGAGFVIGIRMVAEWFPPKEIGLAEGVYGGWGNFGSAFSALTMVIVAGWLSFSGGFELPTGEILNWRGAIALTGVISAVYGFIYYANITDTPPGKAYQKPAKSAGLEVTSLRDFWGLLGMNVPFAVILAVLVWRLQKVKFLDATGYTIGMVLVLIWFAFQTWGIVRTNRDLILGNKTYSKEDRYEFKQVAILELTYIVNFGSELAVVSMLPAFFESTFDLPKATAGILASCYAFVNLVARPGGGLISDRMGSRKNTMGFLTVGLGFGYLVMSMIKPGAFTGTAGIAIAVLLTMACSFFVQAGEGATFAMVPLVKKRVTGQIAGMVGAYGNVGAVAYLTIFSLLPVWMGGDSAEPSAEIVAASNSAFFQILGIAGLVVGLLCYFFLREPKGSFADEHADEVSLARV; encoded by the coding sequence ATGTTAAGCGATCTTTGGTCGCTCCAGGGTAGATATCGAACACTTCATCTCACCTGGTTCGCCTTTTTTCTGACATTTGTTGTCTGGTTCAATCTTGCTCCCCTGGCAACCACGATCAAGGCCGATTTTGGTCTGTCTGTGCCGCAGATCCGTACCCTGGCAATCTGCAACGTTGCCCTCACCGTGCCGGCCCGCATCCTGATCGGGATGCTCCTCGATAAGTTTGGACCGCGCATCACTTATTCCACATTGCTGGTCTTTGCCGCGATTCCTTGTCTGATGTTTTCTGCCGCTCAGGACTTCAGCCAACTGGTCGTAGCCCGTCTACTTCTCTCCATCGTGGGCGCCGGCTTTGTGATTGGTATCCGGATGGTGGCGGAATGGTTCCCCCCTAAGGAAATCGGCCTGGCTGAAGGCGTCTATGGAGGTTGGGGAAACTTCGGATCCGCTTTCTCTGCTCTGACCATGGTGATTGTGGCTGGGTGGCTTTCGTTTTCCGGAGGCTTTGAGCTGCCCACTGGCGAAATTCTTAACTGGCGCGGCGCCATTGCGCTTACCGGTGTCATCTCAGCCGTCTACGGTTTCATCTACTATGCCAATATAACCGATACTCCCCCCGGTAAAGCTTACCAGAAGCCGGCCAAGTCTGCTGGTCTTGAGGTCACTTCTCTGAGGGATTTCTGGGGTCTTCTCGGGATGAATGTGCCGTTTGCTGTCATTCTTGCAGTGTTGGTGTGGCGATTGCAGAAGGTGAAATTCCTCGATGCGACTGGCTACACGATCGGCATGGTCTTGGTGCTCATCTGGTTTGCTTTCCAGACCTGGGGTATTGTCCGCACCAACCGCGACCTCATCCTCGGCAACAAGACCTACTCCAAAGAGGATCGCTACGAGTTCAAGCAGGTAGCCATTCTTGAGCTCACCTATATTGTGAACTTTGGTTCCGAGCTTGCGGTGGTTTCGATGTTGCCCGCCTTCTTCGAGAGCACCTTCGACTTGCCCAAGGCCACGGCTGGAATCCTGGCCTCCTGCTATGCCTTCGTGAATCTCGTGGCGCGCCCAGGTGGAGGCCTGATCTCCGACCGCATGGGCAGCCGCAAGAACACGATGGGTTTCCTCACCGTTGGTCTCGGATTCGGTTATCTGGTCATGAGCATGATCAAGCCTGGCGCCTTCACTGGTACAGCTGGCATCGCCATCGCAGTTCTGCTCACCATGGCCTGCTCCTTCTTTGTGCAGGCGGGTGAGGGCGCCACCTTCGCGATGGTCCCCCTGGTGAAGAAGAGAGTCACCGGTCAGATCGCCGGCATGGTAGGTGCTTACGGCAATGTCGGAGCTGTGGCCTATCTCACCATCTTCAGCCTGCTTCCCGTCTGGATGGGTGGCGATTCAGCCGAGCCCAGCGCCGAGATCGTGGCCGCCTCCAACAGCGCTTTCTTCCAGATCCTTGGCATCGCTGGCCTGGTGGTGGGTCTTCTCTGCTACTTCTTCCTCAGGGAACCCAAGGGATCCTTCGCTGATGAACATGCCGACGAAGTGTCTCTGGCTCGGGTGTGA